A region from the Coffea eugenioides isolate CCC68of chromosome 9, Ceug_1.0, whole genome shotgun sequence genome encodes:
- the LOC113783434 gene encoding protein ENDOSPERM DEFECTIVE 1: MEETSDATTQRQHPAAPVPLPPPAHRRAKLRVREVSSRFMSPLVAFNANPTPTPTPTPAAPESQRSKSVKSRQPQQQYELEPRSIDENWVPETARSLDSSTPLAPGGGGRGGSAAHAHHQSAKSSSSAPRKQQQQQLQRVKPPYKENDAKTELQQPRLGSGRPDTPIVAGADRDRDRIVPSRYRLASQSLHRPSSATNYCVNMNGGGGAPVTASAAAKLLREATSSDHPLIDSSSSRTAFGVQSNTNNRMMPPDLRSSMPEVDVLPTVSTRWQHVARSFNNLPVAEICDNDSNSLRSTTSPCYRSLVNLPQSNSENPSSSSSSSACLSKAGDPTASKTPSKTSLTNQVATLCLPSHLSSLKQGAAADARKGKKLFHHQDDVKHALKLLYNHYLQWRFANAKSEVSMLAQKKEAEGQLFSLGSKISQMREVVKNSHIELNRWQRIKTLLTTVESQMPYLDEWSTVAEDYSHSLSGVTDALLNLSLRLPISGGVKVDLTELKEILDSAVKVIELITFCIQSFMVKAEDMESLVSELARIMGGERAHIQECGDSILKSYASQVEEWSLRGHLIQFLGRKNRQQQKNSSQFP, from the exons ATGGAAGAAACTTCAGATGCAACGACACAACGGCAGCATCCGGCAGCACCAGTCCCGCTTCCGCCACCGGCCCATCGTCGTGCCAAGTTGAGGGTGAGAGAGGTGAGCTCTAGGTTCATGTCTCCTCTGGTGGCTTTCAACGCCAACCCAACTCCCACTCCTACCCCTACCCCGGCAGCACCTGAATCCCAGCGTTCTAAATCTGTCAAGAGTCGGCAGCCCCAACAGCAATACGAGCTGGAACCCCGTTCAATAGATGAGAACTGGGTTCCAGAGACCGCTAGGAGCTTAGACAGTAGCACTCCTCTGGCTCCAGGAGGAGGAGGACGAGGAGGATCAGCAGCACACGCACATCATCAGAGTGCTAAATCCTCTTCATCTGCACCCAGAAAGCAACAGCAACAGCAGCTGCAGCGAGTGAAGCCTCCTTATAAGGAGAACGATGCCAAGACAGAGTTGCAACAACCAAGACTTGGTAGCGGAAGACCCGACACTCCAATCGTTGCTGGAGCCGACAGAGATAGGGATAGGATTGTTCCGTCCAGATATAGGCTCGCTTCCCAAAGCCTTCATCGGCCATCATCTGCCACCAATTACTGTGTGAATATGAATGGTGGTGGTGGTGCGCCAGTAACGGCCTCCGCTGCAGCTAAACTATTACGAGAGGCCACTTCAAGTGACCACCCTCTAATTGATTCTTCCTCAAGTCGCACTGCCTTTGGCGTCCAGAGTAATACGAACAACCGGATGATGCCTCCGGATTTGCGCTCTTCCATGCCGGAGGTAGATGTTCTTCCAACCGTGTCAACCAGGTGGCAGCATGTTGCTAGAAGCTTCAATAATCTACCTGTTGCCGAAATATGTGATAATGACTCCAACTCATTAAGGTCAACAACCTCTCCCTGTTATCGTTCTCTGGTCAATTTGCCACAATCCAACAGTGAAAATCCatcatcctcctcctcctcctcagcTTGTCTTAGTAAAGCTGGTGATCCAACAGCTTCCAAAACTCCCTCCAAAACCTCCTTGACGAATCAGGTGGCAACTCTTTGTCTGCCTTCACATCTGTCATCACTAAAACAGGGAGCAGCAGCGGATGctagaaaaggaaagaaactatTTCATCACCAAGATGATGTAAAGCATGCTTTAAAGTTGCTGTACAACCATTACTTGCAGTGGCGTTTCGCTAATGCAAAATCAGAGGTCTCTATGCTCGCTCAAAAAAAGGAAGCAGAG GGGCAACTGTTTTCTCTTGGAAGCAAGATTTCGCAGATGCGTGAGGTGGTGAAGAATAGTCACATCGAACTTAATCGATGGCAAAGAATAAAAACTTTATTAACAACAGTTGAATCGCAG ATGCCATATCTTGATGAATGGTCTACTGTGGCAGAGGATTACTCGCATTCTTTATCAGGTGTCACGGATGCTCTACTTAATTTGTCACTCAGACTTCCAATCAGTGGCGGAGTTAAG GTTGACTTAACAGAGTTGAAGGAGATCTTGGACTCAGCTGTGAAGGTGATAGAATTGATTACTTTCTGTATCCAAAGCTTCATGGTGAAG GCGGAAGATATGGAAAGCTTAGTTTCTGAACTGGCTAGGATTATGGGTGGAGAAAGAGCCCACATCCAGGAATGTGGAGATTCCATACTGAAGTCATATGCATCACAG GTCGAAGAGTGGAGCCTAAGAGGCCATCTTATTCAATTTCTTGGGCGTAAGAATCGGCAGCAGCAGAAAAACTCTTCACAATTCCCCTAA